The following are from one region of the Candidatus Poribacteria bacterium genome:
- a CDS encoding transposase family protein, giving the protein MRQQSKVTHSLPSLLLHAIMATLCGCRGPTAMAQWGRLHPELVREMAYPSGTMPCAATFCRVFARLDWHSLVTAMGEWAEAWLQREEPAAERSLERSSVLQGLAVDGKTLRGSRKRGGKDCHTLTTLTHGLGLTLGESAVDDRTNEIPVAVALLQRWLGICRS; this is encoded by the coding sequence ATGCGCCAGCAGTCGAAAGTCACTCATTCGCTCCCGTCGTTGCTGCTTCACGCGATCATGGCAACGTTGTGCGGATGTCGTGGTCCGACGGCGATGGCTCAGTGGGGTCGCCTTCACCCGGAACTGGTCCGCGAGATGGCGTATCCGAGCGGCACGATGCCGTGCGCAGCGACGTTCTGCCGTGTCTTTGCCCGTCTGGACTGGCACAGCCTTGTCACAGCGATGGGGGAATGGGCGGAAGCATGGCTGCAGCGAGAAGAGCCTGCCGCCGAGCGTTCCCTCGAGCGTTCCTCGGTGCTGCAAGGATTGGCTGTCGATGGCAAGACGCTTCGGGGAAGCCGCAAGCGCGGAGGCAAGGACTGCCATACGTTGACGACGCTGACCCATGGGCTAGGTCTGACGCTAGGTGAATCTGCGGTGGATGATCGGACCAATGAGATACCCGTGGCTGTGGCTCTACTGCAACGATGGCTAGGGATCTGTCGCTCGTGA